TTTGCACAGGAAGACCTTTGCAATGCCATTGAAAATGGGGATTTCCCGAAATGGACCATGTACATTCAGGTAATGACTGAGGAACAGGCAAAAGATTTCAGATGGAATCCTTTTGATGTAACCAAAGTATGGTTCCATGATGACTTCCCATTGATTGAGGTTGGAGAAATGGAACTGAATGAAGTTCCTGTTAACTATTTTGCACACGTAGAACAGTCTACATTCTCACCAAGCAGCCTTATCAACGGAATCAGTTTCTCTCCGGATAAAATGCTTCAGGGAAGATTATTCTCCTATCCAGATGCACACCGATACAGAGTGGGAGTAAATGCTCACCAACTGGAAGTAAACAGATGTCCTTTTGCTGTTAATAACTATCAAAGAGATGGCTATATGGCAGACTCGAGCCACTATCAGGACAAACCCAACTATCATCCGAACAGCTTCGATGATATTAAGGCAGATTCCTCTTACAAAAACTATGAGTATGAGTTAGATAGCGCCCATGTTGCCAGCTACAACAGAAATGAAAATGACAGCGATCATTATACTCAACCGGGACTTCTTTATTCAAAGGCGATGAATGCTGATGACAGAAACAATTTGATCCAAAATATTGTAGGAAGTATGAAAGGAATCAGCGGACCAAAAAAAGAAGAGATTATTAACCGACAATTGTGTCACTTTTTCCGCGCTAACATTGAGCTTGGCATGAAAGTAGCTTCACAATTAAACGTAAATATTGATGCAAATATGATGAATCACTCCAAATAATCATATTGAACGATAAATAAAAAAAAAGGAAAAAAAAATAATATTTTTTCCTTTTTTTTGTAAAAAATTCATAATTTGCAAAGGATGATATTTTAAAGTGGAAAAATGAGTTACGAAAATATATTATTAAAAAAGGAAGATAAATTATCTATCATTACCATAAACAGACCTGAAAGTTTAAATGCTTTAAATGCAAAAACAATTCAGGAAATCAGCACAGCACTGGATGAGCTTAATGCAGACACTTCCTGCAGAGTAATTATCCTTACAGGAAGTGGAGAAAAGTCTTTCGTAGCTGGAGCTGACATTAAAGAGTTTAGCGATTTTGGACAGGAAAAAGCGGAAGAGCTTGCCAGAAATGGACAAAATTCTCTGTTCAACAAAATTGAAAATATGTCTAAGCCCGTTATTGCTGCCGTAAACGGTTTTGCACTGGGAGGAGGTTTAGAGCTTGCCATGGCATGCCACATCAGATATGCATCGGAAAACGCCAGATTGGGGCTTCCTGAAGTAACTCTGGGATTAATTCCAGGATACGGAGGAACTCAAAGGCTTCCAAAGCTTGTAGGAAAAGGTATTGCCAACGAGATGATCTTCTCTGCCAAGATGATCCCTGCTCAAAAAGCAAAAGAGATCGGCCTGGTAAATGAAGTATACCCTATTGAAGAATTATTAACCAAAACGAAAGAATTAGCGAACACTATTGCCTACAATTCACCAATGGCAATATCCAAGGCTATAAATGCCGTAAACTTATCTGACACGGATAAAGGGTTTGAAACTGAAATCAAGTATTTCGGGGAGCTTTTTGAAATGGAAGATAAGAAAGAAGGAGTGACAGCTTTCCTAGAGAAAAGAAAGCCAAACTTCTAATCTTTAAAAAGATTTTAATCCAAATTATTTCGAAAAAACTAATGCTGCGGTATGAATAAGTTTGATAAAGCTTATCTAAAAATGGCCCAGGAATGGGCAAAACTCTCCTACTGTAAGAGAAAACAAGTAGGGGCTCTTATCGTAAAAGATAGGATGATTATTTCAGATGGTTACAACGGAACTCCTTCGGGATTCGAAAACTGCTGTGAAGATGGAGAGGGAAAAACGCACTGGTATGTATTACATGCAGAAGCCAACGCTATATTAAAACTAGCGGCTTCTACACAATCAGCAAAAGGAGCAACGTTATATCTAACGCTGTCACCCTGTAAGGAATGCAGTAAGCTAATCCTACAGGCTGGTATTGCAAGACTGGTGTATATTAATGAGTATTCGGATGACGATGGGATATCGTTCCTGAGAAACCATAACATTGAAATAGAACAAATATCTGACTGTGAACTAAAAAAATAAGCACAAATGACTTGGGATGAAAAGATCAAAGATTTTGAAATATTTCTTCGCTTCGAAAGAAATTTTTCAGAAAACACGCTCGACGCTTACGTTCGGGACATTAAAAAATTAAAAGATTACGCA
This genomic interval from Chryseobacterium joostei contains the following:
- a CDS encoding catalase; the encoded protein is MDSKKLTLSNGAPYFEHQDSQTVGPRGPVLLQDFILQENLAHFVRERIPERIVHAKGSGAYGTFTVTHDISQYTKANLFSKVGNSCRMFARFSTVGGEKGSADTARDPRGFALKFYTEDGNWDLVGNNTPVFFIKDAKKFPDFIHTQKRVPKTNLKSATMMWDFWSLNPESLHQVLILMSDRGTPYGYRHMHGFGSHTFSMINDKNERVWVKFHFKTKQGVKNFTDEEAVKMAGENPDFAQEDLCNAIENGDFPKWTMYIQVMTEEQAKDFRWNPFDVTKVWFHDDFPLIEVGEMELNEVPVNYFAHVEQSTFSPSSLINGISFSPDKMLQGRLFSYPDAHRYRVGVNAHQLEVNRCPFAVNNYQRDGYMADSSHYQDKPNYHPNSFDDIKADSSYKNYEYELDSAHVASYNRNENDSDHYTQPGLLYSKAMNADDRNNLIQNIVGSMKGISGPKKEEIINRQLCHFFRANIELGMKVASQLNVNIDANMMNHSK
- a CDS encoding enoyl-CoA hydratase/isomerase family protein, with amino-acid sequence MSYENILLKKEDKLSIITINRPESLNALNAKTIQEISTALDELNADTSCRVIILTGSGEKSFVAGADIKEFSDFGQEKAEELARNGQNSLFNKIENMSKPVIAAVNGFALGGGLELAMACHIRYASENARLGLPEVTLGLIPGYGGTQRLPKLVGKGIANEMIFSAKMIPAQKAKEIGLVNEVYPIEELLTKTKELANTIAYNSPMAISKAINAVNLSDTDKGFETEIKYFGELFEMEDKKEGVTAFLEKRKPNF
- a CDS encoding deoxycytidylate deaminase; the protein is MNKFDKAYLKMAQEWAKLSYCKRKQVGALIVKDRMIISDGYNGTPSGFENCCEDGEGKTHWYVLHAEANAILKLAASTQSAKGATLYLTLSPCKECSKLILQAGIARLVYINEYSDDDGISFLRNHNIEIEQISDCELKK